One window from the genome of Artemia franciscana chromosome 12, ASM3288406v1, whole genome shotgun sequence encodes:
- the LOC136034130 gene encoding NF-kappa-B-repressing factor-like yields the protein MFPHSQEIVERYPDQDKEIQKTKSKQIKKERAQKEEALDEVRKFRDEYETSEEWEMWRRFLIMHWGEYPENVLLCLSRALVNVHFLGFTYPADFMRILQDMGGEILTDFQAKTQGQIKLILAFAGKATEAKFTRFKPNCEGSNYKHKQPIVCNESLEYNIFPKYSAQIDKPLNTLIEINYFPVDSLKDFVILEVEKTTNFSETAGEILSRSAKAGKLELRYNLSEVGERQNCEIFIGNYSEVLSIFDNRTNLPDLAYDYVYRYLKKYQYTVRYKVDTTEIDVSKEDLTGIQDLKEDEGVAVGEKLLRFIGWQGGGLGKYGQGMKAPNSVASTLGRKGLGFNGGRVHKANREKHFRKDVREYLKKYIRSGSISTMKFSSEFTSEQRKIIHKVAQKLNLKHKSCDEKNDRMLKVNQDIANVSLVIVVDSWKNSGCLPHREVMVIPPAHGTP from the coding sequence gcCTTGGACGAAGTACGAAAATTTCGAGATGAGTACGAAACAAGTGAAGAATGGGAGATGTGGCGAAGGTTTTTGATAATGCATTGGGGtgaatatccagaaaatgtATTATTGTGCCTATCTCGTGCACTTGTGAACGTTCACTTTCTGGGATTTACCTACCCTGCTGATTTCATGAGAATTTTACAGGATATGGGAGGTGAAATATTGACAGATTTTCAGGCAAAAACTCAAGGACAAATCAAACTGATACTAGCATTTGCTGGAAAAGCAACTGAAGCTAAATTTACTAGATTTAAGCCGAATTGTGAGGGGTCTAATTACAAACATAAACAGCCTATTGTGTGCAATGAATCTttagaatataatattttcccaaaatactcAGCTCAAATCGATAAACCCTTAAATACTTTgattgaaattaattatttccCTGTCGATTCATTGAAAGATTTTGTCATTCTTGAAGTGGAAAAGACAACAAATTTTTCCGAAACAGCAGGTGAAATACTGAGTAGGTCAGCTAAGGCTGGGAAGCTTGAATTACGTTACAATCTTAGTGAAGTTGGGGAAAGGCAAAACTGTGAGATTTTTATAGGGAATTATTCGGAAGTTTTAAGTATTTTCGACAACAGAACTAATCTTCCTGATTTAGCATATGATTATGTATACAGATACTTAAAGAAATATCAGTATACAGTACGATATAAGGTAGATACAACTGAGATTGACGTTTCAAAAGAGGATTTAACAGGGATccaggatttaaaagaagatgAAGGAGTTGCAGTGGGTGAAAAACTTCTCCGCTTTATTGGATGGCAGGGGGGTGGATTAGGTAAATATGGACAAGGTATGAAAGCACCAAATAGTGTCGCATCAACTTTGGGTAGAAAGGGCTTAGGTTTTAATGGGGGCCGAGTTCATAAAGCAAATCGAGAAAAACACTTTAGGAAAGATGTTAGAGAATATCTAAAAAAGTATATCAGATCAGGCTCAATTAGCACTATGAAATTTTCATCCGAGTTTACTTCtgagcaaagaaaaattattcacAAAGTTGCTCAGAAGCTCAATTTAAAGCACAAAAGTTGTGATGAAAAAAACGATAGAATGCTTAAAGTGAACCAGGACATAGCAAATGTGTCGCTTGTGATTGTTGTAGACTCTTGGAAAAATTCAGGTTGTTTGCCTCATCGTGAGGTAATGGTTATCCCTCCTGCACACGGTACGCCATAG